The Trinickia acidisoli genome includes a window with the following:
- a CDS encoding porin: protein MKKKLVFLATVASIPALAHAQNSVTLYGLIDVGMVYANNAGGHSQVQMSSGNINGSRWGLKGTEDLGGGLQSLFVLESGYSLNNGKLGQGGDLLGRQAYVGLASSSLGTILLGRQYDSITDYPGPFEAANQWSPYFGAHPGDLDNVNGTNRINNTIKYKSLSYGGFTFGGMYSLGGISGQYTRNQIYAMGAAYQQGPLALGLAYENIRDPNYSLYGNNASSSTTGLNVTNRIFSGYASAHVQQIIAAGGAYTIGRATIGGTYSYTQFGNLGSEPGLAATNVGRSAMFDNAELNFKYQLTPALLLGTAYDYTKGFGINRVTYQQGVAGAVYLLSKRTDLYADVMYQHASGTDSTGAPAVAALNGLTASTTPNQMLAIVGMRHRF from the coding sequence ATGAAGAAAAAGCTCGTATTTCTGGCTACGGTCGCGAGTATTCCGGCGCTTGCGCACGCGCAGAACTCAGTTACGTTGTATGGCCTGATCGATGTCGGCATGGTCTATGCCAATAACGCGGGCGGTCACAGTCAAGTGCAGATGTCGAGCGGCAACATCAACGGCAGTCGCTGGGGTCTGAAGGGAACCGAAGACTTGGGCGGCGGTCTGCAATCGTTGTTCGTGTTGGAAAGCGGTTATAGCCTGAATAACGGCAAGCTTGGACAGGGCGGCGACCTGCTCGGTCGCCAGGCCTACGTGGGTCTCGCGTCATCGTCACTCGGAACGATACTGCTCGGCCGCCAGTACGATTCGATCACCGATTATCCCGGTCCGTTCGAAGCCGCCAACCAGTGGTCGCCATACTTCGGCGCGCACCCGGGCGATCTCGACAACGTCAATGGCACGAATCGCATCAACAACACCATCAAATACAAGAGTTTGTCGTACGGCGGCTTCACGTTCGGCGGCATGTATAGCCTCGGCGGAATCTCGGGGCAATACACGCGCAATCAGATCTACGCCATGGGTGCCGCGTACCAGCAAGGGCCGCTCGCGCTCGGGCTCGCCTATGAAAACATCCGGGACCCGAACTACTCCCTGTATGGGAACAATGCGTCATCCAGCACGACTGGCTTGAACGTCACCAACCGGATATTTTCCGGCTATGCGTCGGCCCATGTGCAGCAGATCATCGCGGCGGGCGGTGCCTACACGATCGGGCGAGCCACGATCGGCGGCACTTACAGCTACACGCAATTCGGGAACCTGGGCTCGGAGCCGGGGCTCGCAGCGACCAACGTGGGTCGCTCGGCAATGTTCGACAACGCCGAGTTGAATTTCAAGTACCAACTGACTCCCGCGCTGCTGCTTGGTACGGCCTACGACTATACGAAGGGTTTCGGCATCAACCGGGTGACCTATCAGCAGGGCGTGGCCGGCGCGGTGTATCTGCTGTCGAAGCGCACGGATCTGTACGCCGATGTGATGTATCAGCACGCGTCGGGAACCGATTCGACCGGTGCTCCCGCGGTGGCCGCTCTCAATGGCTTGACCGCTTCGACGACGCCCAATCAGATGCTCGCCATCGTCGGCATGCGTCATCGCTTTTGA
- the dapA gene encoding 4-hydroxy-tetrahydrodipicolinate synthase produces MSKSHQYAGIMTSVPTPFDSEGRFSASELRKLIERLIKAEADAIVPVGGTGEYISLTFRERLDVVESTLEAVGGRCPVIPGVISAGFNDAVENARAYVAAGAKAIMVVTPYYYRPTQEGVLDYYKRLSDKIDADIILYEIPYRTGVSLHFDTVNRLAEMTRVVGIKACNPDLAQQMRVAEHSASKMAILSGEEDVLPLHVAMGAVGGIISSSNLIPRQWKRVLTLAMNGQLSEAIALHATFRPLIDALFAEPNPAPLKTALGLTGLDFGGVLPPLFSTSEALRQRIAQVLPALLENE; encoded by the coding sequence ATGAGCAAGAGTCACCAGTATGCGGGCATCATGACGTCCGTCCCAACGCCATTCGACAGCGAAGGTCGGTTCAGCGCGAGCGAGCTACGCAAGCTCATCGAACGTCTGATCAAAGCCGAGGCCGACGCGATCGTTCCCGTCGGCGGCACCGGCGAATACATTTCGCTGACGTTCCGCGAACGGCTCGACGTCGTCGAATCGACGCTCGAAGCCGTGGGCGGTCGTTGTCCCGTGATCCCCGGCGTCATTTCAGCCGGCTTCAACGACGCGGTCGAGAACGCGCGCGCCTACGTGGCCGCGGGCGCAAAGGCCATCATGGTCGTTACGCCGTACTACTACCGACCGACCCAGGAAGGCGTCCTCGACTATTACAAGCGTTTGTCCGACAAGATCGATGCGGACATCATCCTGTACGAAATTCCTTATCGCACGGGCGTGTCGCTGCATTTCGACACGGTCAACCGACTCGCCGAGATGACCCGCGTTGTCGGCATCAAAGCGTGCAACCCCGATCTGGCGCAACAGATGCGCGTGGCCGAGCACTCGGCGTCGAAAATGGCGATTCTCAGCGGCGAAGAGGATGTACTACCGCTTCATGTCGCCATGGGCGCGGTCGGGGGCATCATTTCCAGTTCGAATTTGATCCCGCGCCAATGGAAGCGTGTGCTCACGCTAGCGATGAACGGCCAACTGAGCGAAGCGATCGCACTGCACGCCACCTTCCGTCCCCTCATCGACGCGCTATTCGCCGAACCCAACCCCGCGCCGCTCAAAACGGCGCTCGGTTTGACGGGTCTGGATTTCGGCGGCGTGCTGCCACCGCTCTTCTCTACCTCCGAAGCGCTGCGCCAGCGCATCGCTCAGGTCTTGCCCGCGCTGCTGGAAAACGAATAA
- a CDS encoding FAD-binding oxidoreductase, with the protein MNRQQIVDAMQSIVGVSAIASVSEDMAPHLIDWRKRHTGIAACIVFPRNTDHVAKVLAYCNDHAIKVFPQGGNTSTCGGSVPDEEGNSIVLNLAKMNRIIDLNAGDNSITVEAGCILADIQAAADQVDRLFPLSLGAEGSCQIGGNLSTNAGGSNVVRFGNTRDLVLGVEVVLPDGRIWNGIRTLRKNNSGYDLKNLFVGAEGTLGIVTAASLKLFPRPRARATAMLGFARIDAAVDEGLKLQARFPGELVALELISKSEFDISLRHAAQTRNPFQATPNWIVLVELAATTDTSEVWTDRLTDYLRDAFEKGVVGEAIAATTEQQRADLWKIRHSVTESNVRQGMGITHDIAVPTYRIPDFIDQAGKTLAEHFPEAEPVVVGHMGDGNLHYIAMFSHAYWGSLADKRKTQLALSHLLYDIAAAMGGTFSAEHGIGSLHVPEMSIYKDPVELDLMQSIKTLLDPRDTMNPGRVLPRS; encoded by the coding sequence ATGAATCGTCAACAGATTGTCGATGCGATGCAGTCCATCGTCGGCGTATCCGCCATCGCGAGCGTTTCCGAAGACATGGCGCCTCATCTGATCGACTGGCGCAAGCGGCATACGGGTATTGCCGCTTGCATCGTATTTCCGCGCAACACGGATCATGTCGCCAAGGTCCTGGCCTATTGCAACGATCACGCGATCAAGGTGTTTCCTCAAGGCGGCAACACGAGTACATGCGGTGGGTCGGTTCCGGATGAGGAAGGCAACAGCATTGTGCTGAATCTCGCGAAAATGAACCGCATCATCGACTTAAACGCGGGAGACAATTCAATCACGGTCGAGGCCGGATGCATTCTCGCGGACATTCAAGCGGCTGCCGACCAGGTCGATCGCTTGTTCCCATTGTCGCTTGGCGCCGAAGGATCCTGCCAGATCGGCGGAAACCTGAGCACGAATGCCGGTGGATCGAACGTGGTCCGTTTCGGGAACACGCGCGACCTAGTGCTTGGCGTGGAAGTCGTCCTTCCGGATGGACGCATATGGAACGGTATTCGTACCTTGCGCAAGAACAATAGCGGCTATGACCTGAAGAACCTGTTCGTGGGCGCCGAGGGAACGCTGGGCATCGTCACGGCCGCCAGTCTCAAACTCTTTCCGCGGCCGCGTGCGCGCGCAACGGCGATGCTCGGATTCGCGCGGATCGATGCGGCCGTCGATGAAGGCCTCAAGCTACAGGCTCGTTTCCCCGGCGAACTCGTCGCGCTGGAGCTGATTTCCAAAAGCGAATTCGATATTTCGCTTCGCCATGCGGCGCAAACGCGCAATCCGTTTCAAGCCACGCCTAACTGGATCGTGCTGGTCGAACTGGCAGCCACGACGGATACGAGCGAAGTGTGGACCGATCGACTAACCGATTATCTGCGCGATGCCTTTGAGAAAGGCGTCGTTGGCGAGGCCATTGCCGCAACCACCGAGCAACAGCGGGCCGATCTGTGGAAGATCCGTCATAGCGTGACGGAATCGAACGTTCGGCAGGGAATGGGCATCACTCACGACATTGCCGTGCCGACCTACCGTATTCCGGATTTCATCGATCAGGCGGGCAAGACGCTCGCGGAGCACTTCCCCGAAGCCGAGCCGGTCGTCGTCGGCCATATGGGCGACGGCAACCTGCATTACATCGCGATGTTCAGCCATGCGTACTGGGGTTCGCTTGCCGACAAGCGGAAGACGCAACTCGCGCTCAGTCATTTGCTGTACGACATCGCGGCCGCAATGGGCGGTACGTTCAGTGCGGAGCATGGCATCGGCTCGCTGCACGTGCCTGAGATGTCGATATACAAGGATCCTGTGGAGTTGGATTTAATGCAGTCGATCAAGACATTGCTCGACCCACGCGACACGATGAACCCCGGCCGGGTTTTACCACGGTCTTGA
- a CDS encoding pyrroline-5-carboxylate reductase yields the protein MRLGFVGTGAITQAVVTGLVRVGAPFDSIALSNRNAKTAAMLAAMDPRIRVFERNQDVLGASDVICLAIRPQIAAEVLAELTFRPSHHVISFVAGMKMSELRKQIGAVGTIVRAIPLPAVADALGSTTLYPQDSVARQLFSHVGVAVEVENEHQFDCLSAATATMASFYAVLESQAQWLVSEGLDYGKARSFLAAYSLGLAHGAKAVDTPFSDLVDQSMTPGGINEQVHRELTAKANYEHYQYALTGVLDRIEGRR from the coding sequence ATGCGACTAGGATTTGTTGGAACGGGTGCGATCACCCAAGCCGTCGTCACGGGACTCGTGCGAGTCGGTGCGCCGTTCGATTCGATTGCCCTGTCGAACCGCAATGCTAAAACGGCCGCGATGCTCGCCGCAATGGACCCGCGTATCCGTGTTTTTGAGCGCAATCAGGACGTGCTCGGCGCCTCGGATGTCATCTGCCTTGCGATTCGTCCGCAGATTGCAGCCGAGGTATTGGCGGAGCTCACGTTTCGCCCGTCCCATCATGTCATCAGCTTCGTTGCCGGCATGAAGATGAGCGAGCTGCGCAAGCAGATCGGCGCCGTCGGCACGATCGTACGCGCGATTCCTCTTCCAGCCGTAGCCGATGCGCTCGGCAGCACAACCTTGTATCCGCAGGACAGCGTGGCGCGCCAGCTATTCAGTCATGTCGGCGTGGCGGTGGAAGTCGAGAACGAGCATCAGTTCGACTGCCTGTCGGCGGCCACCGCGACGATGGCGAGTTTCTACGCTGTGCTGGAGAGCCAGGCGCAGTGGCTGGTCAGCGAAGGGCTCGACTACGGTAAAGCCCGCTCGTTTCTCGCGGCCTATTCGCTTGGCCTCGCGCATGGCGCGAAAGCCGTCGACACGCCGTTCTCGGATCTCGTCGATCAATCGATGACACCGGGCGGCATCAACGAACAGGTGCATCGCGAGTTGACCGCAAAAGCGAACTACGAGCACTATCAGTATGCGTTGACTGGCGTACTCGACCGAATCGAGGGCCGGCGATAG
- a CDS encoding LysR family transcriptional regulator has product MESLSAEHYPDWDLVISWVCVVESGSMSDAANRLGITQGGVSQRIKALENLLDTTLLDRASRPARPTAAGRRLFERSTELLRNVDQMVESVRNVTRAKRTVVRLGAIDSFAAMIGPILTRALAGSAHQIRLWSGITPNLDAQLEARQLDVAVTMNGYSRVPEIRRLRLFSEPYFVVLPKAFDMDRFTTLTDLSKHLQFVRYSARSINGQQVDAYLSSQAEYIERTCEFDATDPLLSLVAAGLGFALTTPLCLWQSRHYVPDVRVVPLSSFSRFGRPSSELHRSFYIAYRENELGSLPASLYELFRNTFERQVAHDIAGALSLDPKTVFSLDGDDDKPANIQA; this is encoded by the coding sequence ATGGAATCTTTATCGGCGGAGCACTATCCCGACTGGGATCTGGTGATCAGTTGGGTTTGCGTGGTCGAGTCGGGGTCGATGTCCGATGCCGCGAATCGCCTGGGGATTACCCAAGGTGGCGTTTCGCAACGAATCAAGGCGCTCGAGAATCTACTCGACACGACACTGCTCGATCGCGCGTCGCGCCCTGCCCGCCCGACGGCGGCGGGCAGGCGGCTTTTCGAGCGCTCCACCGAACTGCTGCGCAACGTGGATCAAATGGTGGAGAGCGTGCGCAACGTCACCCGAGCCAAGCGCACGGTCGTCCGCCTTGGCGCGATCGATTCGTTTGCCGCGATGATCGGCCCCATTCTCACCCGCGCGCTGGCCGGATCCGCACACCAAATCCGTCTATGGTCAGGCATTACGCCAAACCTCGACGCGCAGCTCGAAGCGAGGCAACTCGACGTGGCAGTGACCATGAACGGTTATTCGCGCGTGCCCGAGATTCGGCGGCTGCGCTTATTCTCGGAGCCCTATTTCGTGGTGTTGCCCAAGGCGTTCGACATGGACCGATTCACCACGTTGACCGACTTGAGCAAGCATCTGCAATTCGTTCGCTACAGCGCGCGGTCCATCAATGGGCAGCAGGTCGATGCCTATCTGAGCTCGCAGGCCGAATACATCGAACGGACCTGCGAATTCGATGCGACCGACCCTTTGCTGAGCTTGGTCGCTGCCGGCTTGGGGTTCGCACTGACCACGCCGTTGTGCCTATGGCAGTCGAGACACTACGTTCCCGATGTGCGTGTCGTCCCGCTCAGCTCGTTTTCCCGATTTGGACGGCCGTCGAGCGAGTTGCATCGATCGTTCTACATCGCTTATCGCGAAAACGAACTCGGCAGCCTGCCCGCCAGTCTGTACGAGCTCTTCCGCAATACCTTCGAGCGGCAAGTGGCACACGACATTGCCGGCGCGCTGTCCCTCGATCCGAAGACAGTCTTCTCGCTGGATGGCGACGACGACAAACCCGCCAACATACAAGCGTGA